TCCCCGATTCATCATGAGAAATAATAACATTCTTAGGTAATTCCCCAAATCTCTTTAAGAATTTACGCATTTTCCCGTCATCGTCATTCACTGACAAGAGCAGAAATTGAATATTATCATTTTCAAACTTTTCCGCAAATTTTAAGAATTCTGGAAATTCGGCTTCACAAGGAGCACACCAAGTTCCCCAGAAATGCACAAAGAATCCATTTGAGTTTTTAAAAGTATCTTTTGTGACTTCTTCTTTGGTGTAGAAATTTGTTAATTTAAACTCTGGAAGGACTTTTAGAACTGGAGCATCTTCTGCAACATTCATCATTTCAGAAAATTGCTTTTTCTCAAATAATGAATAAGCGAGCGTTGCACCTAAAACTAATGAAATGATTAATACTTTAGAACTTAAAGACATAAATAATCCAGAAACAAAAAAACCTTCGGTGGAAACCGAAGGCTTTTAATTAATTACTTTTTACAATGATAATTAGTCTACTAGAGCAATGTATGCCATAGGAGCGTTGTCACCAACTCTTCCGTCTGCCATTTTCATAATTCTAGTGTAACCACCATTTCTTTCTTTAAACTTAGGCGCTACATCAGTGAATAATTTCTGAACAGCTGCTTTATTGTTTAATTTTTTGAAAGCAAGTCTTCTATTAGCAACAGTATCTTCTTTTGCAATAGTGATTAGCTTTTCAACATATGGCCTAATTGCTTTACACTTAGTAATTGTCGTCTTAATTTTCCCGTGATCAATTACTTCGATCGCTAGGTTTTTCATAAGAGAAACTCTATGTGCTGGACCATTACCAATTCTATATTTATGCTTTTGATGTCTCATAACTACAACTCCAACTGAGCCCTCAGCTTAAAAACTTATTCACCGTCTTGAAGGTCTTTCATAATAGAATCAACCTTCATTCCAAGTCCAAGTCCCATGTTACTGAGAATTTCTTTAATTTCATTTAACGATTTACGACCAAAATTCTTAGTTCTTAACATTTCACCTTCTGTCTTAGAAACTAACTCATAAATATATTTGATGTTAGCATTCTGTAAACAGTTAGCAGAACGTACCGAAAGCTCTAACTCAGAAACAGGCTTTAATAAAGCACTATTAGCCGGACTAGAAGCTTGCGCTGGTGCTTTTTCAAGTCTTACAACTTCTTCTTCATCTTCGAAGTTTAAGAATACTGCTAGCTGATC
The sequence above is a segment of the Halobacteriovorax sp. JY17 genome. Coding sequences within it:
- a CDS encoding TlpA disulfide reductase family protein, whose translation is MSLSSKVLIISLVLGATLAYSLFEKKQFSEMMNVAEDAPVLKVLPEFKLTNFYTKEEVTKDTFKNSNGFFVHFWGTWCAPCEAEFPEFLKFAEKFENDNIQFLLLSVNDDDGKMRKFLKRFGELPKNVIISHDESGKSMNLFGTVKVPETYLFDKNFKNLKKFIGPQSWGLEAFAPRVKRLIFGQ
- the rplQ gene encoding 50S ribosomal protein L17, coding for MRHQKHKYRIGNGPAHRVSLMKNLAIEVIDHGKIKTTITKCKAIRPYVEKLITIAKEDTVANRRLAFKKLNNKAAVQKLFTDVAPKFKERNGGYTRIMKMADGRVGDNAPMAYIALVD